GCATTTTTCTATTGTCAAAATTGTAATCGTCAAGAAGTTACGTAAAAAGAAATTGTTGGCAAAACAACTAGACAAGTGATAATGGGCATGTTTTTTGCTTCTGAATGGAACTGTATAAGCGAGAAAATAACCGCTTTTATTCCAAATTTGATCTGGATCCCTATAAGAcgtaaaaagaagaattgccagCATATTTAAAATTAACTAAATTTAGGATATAACCTAAGATAACACAAAGTGACACCTTTATAAATTTTTAATCGGATTTTCTATGGTGTGCCTATGAGCACACAATAAAAAGTAATATGTCAAATTTTAATTGGTCTTTTTATCATAAATGTTGATAGACCCCCTGTATTTACATCAATTGCACCAATAAAAACACTCGAACTTCATAAAGTTAGTACTTAATGTGTGTCCATTCGCACATACTAGACAAACTCATTTTAATTCACAGCAGCCCGCTAGCAAGATCATAATTTCGTTCTCCAAGATCCAAAACATAATACAGTAGAACTCTTGTAATGTGATACTTTCTAAAGTGATAACAtctttaaattaataaaatatctcGGTTCCGACTTGAGACCAGTATTAAAAATTAATAACCCCTCTATCGTgataattaatattttttgaGAAAATTTTAGTGTTAAATATCGGTCCCAATTTTCGCATAAAGTGATAATTTCAATTAAATACATATATTTCATGTCCCCTATgaatcagaaaaatatttcatgaTACTAACTTGCTTTAGGTTTGATTGTCCAATAATTTTTACATTATCTAATATCTTCTGAATTGTCTTCACCTTATCCTTGTGGTCGCCCTCTTGTTGCAACAAGAATATCTCCATCGATTGCAATATCTTAATAACGCTAGATGTCGAAATTATAGGTATCTCGTGGATATCATCTTCTTCTTCATCTGCATccaatttatttttatttgattgATTTAGAAATGTCTCACCAATATCTTGTTCCGTTGGAGTGTAGCAAATTTCTTGCTCCGCCGGAAAATCAAGTAATTGATTAACATTCATTGTATATAGACATATAAGAGTTACAATGTATATTagtatttaaaattaaaattaaattatttttacaCTAAAAAATACAAATCTCTCTTATGTAATAACCTCACTAAAATGATAATTTTTCCGATTATAAGGATATCACTTTAGAGGGTTCTACTATAGCGGCTCAACAGTAAACACTCAAGTTTAACTAATTTATAAAAACCTTAATTTATATTCATAGGCAACTTATTTATAAATCTAGCCAAATTTACACCAAATTTTTTTCACAAACTATTTGTATACGTAAAAATAGAATTTCCAACAAAATTCCTTACAAATTTTCATCGATGACCTATAAAGAGCCGTTATTTTAAACTCAATTCCCCAAAAATTACTGTCCTCAAAAATCAAAATCCCCGACATGTCTTCTACAGTGCCACCAAACATGGAAGAGTACTCAGCTTCATCAACCCTAATCCCCTTTCCAACTCCTCTCCCTCTTCTCCGACAACCCATACCCGTTTCCCAACCCGACGACCCATCTCTCGGACCCTTTACTCTCGCCTTCAAAACCCCTCAATCCTTCACTCAATCCTTCACTTCTTGCCAATCCCAAATCACCCATCAATGCGAATCCGGGTCCCGGGTCGGATGCTCCATATCCGCATCCAACAAATGCAAACCCATTTGGTGGAAACCCCTTATTGGACTATCCAGCTCTGATTTTAAACAAAGGGAGGTTTGTGAGGAGGTAGAAATGGAGAAGTGTTTTCGAGAATCGAAAATTAAGTGTGCGAGTTTTGCGAAAGAGAAGTGTGTGGGTGTGTTTAAAGAGGCGAGAGTTGCGGTGGATTGGAGGAATGGGGATAGGAGGAGTGTGGGGAAGTTGGTTTGGTTGGCTACTTTGATGGAGAGTGAGGGAATGGGGTTTGAGTTTTTGAGATCAGGCGCTGCGGTTACTAGTTATCGAGGTTGGGAGTTGTTAGGTGATTCTTTGGATGTCGATATCAAGGGATAGCGATGCAGGTTGTTGTATATTATCTCAGTGTTCACATTCAATATGATATTTAATATTTAATGTATGTACATTATACATATGGAACTATGTTCTTTGGCGCAAAGCTGATGTCTTTCGATATTTGGTTTCATTAATCATCTCATTTTAAGTTATATGATTGGCGTATCTCTAAAAACCAAGTGCTGAAAATATTGTGCAGGGACTTTGGTGTGATGCGTTAAAATAGCACAGAACAAATATGATAGTACTTGACAGTAGGATAACCTAGTACTTGTTGGGGATTTTGACGCTCCGCACCCACATGGAGAAAGAATATTTTACTCGTAGACACTACCACCAAGAAAGCTACCTAAAATTTTATAAACGAGCTTAGGTTCCTTAGTTTATGAACCCCTTTTGTCTTGGTTAGATACACAATTTATATGTATGATCACCATAGTGTACAACATTTGCAACTTTTGAGGGCACTAGTGTCAAGCCAATTGCTCAAGTTTGCATTAATTTTGCCTAAAACCTCCAATTCAATCACTCTTAATTTTACGTTATTTTATCTGGAAATTTGTTATATCTTCATTCCATAGCTTCTTTATTGTCAAGTGGGACTGAAAATTCCACACTATTGGAGGTATTACCCCAAATTTACAATTAGGGGTGTAATTCAAATTGGCCCGGTCGATTCTATACAGTGGGCTCAACTCACTCGAACTTGGTTTCGAGTTTGAGTTCGAACTTACATTTGTGTTCGATAAGGTATTTGAGTTGATCTTTGTCATGTCATGGTTGTCACGTCAATTAGTAACTTATCGActaatcaataaattaataataattattcaaataatatataaaaatgtAAATCTTATCCCACAGCAAAAGTCTAATATTATCACACTCATATGTATATGAATTACAAATAGATATGTTAATTACAAATATATCTTTATTACACAGATTATACTACATATATTCAACTTTAATCGATCCTACATACAtaaacacatacacacacaaagATATATAAGGTGAGATTAGCATGTTGATTAATGCCAGTGTTGAGtatatttttaggattttttatatatttttttcaataTTAAATTTTGACTGAATTTTGTACTAGTCGATAAGTCGACCTACTAGTCGACAATTCACAAGTCGATCTCACCTGTGACTATTTTAAATCGACTACTTGTCGCCTAGTCACAACTAGTCGAGCGCCATGACAACAATGCTGATTGTACTTGTTTGGCTTGAACGCACCTCAAGCTCTCCTTGAACTCGACTCGAGCTAAAAAAAATACTAAATTATTAATGTAAATAATGAATGGACCTGAAAATATTCTTCCGGGCTCTCTTATGTTTTCATGCAAAAACTCTAATATTTCAAGTTGTTGGAACTTGACTCGAGTTCGACTCAGGCTCAAAAACTTGTTAAAAAACTTGAACTAAATGTGCCATCAGGGAAGCAAACAGGGTACTAAAGGGGGGGGGGGGATACATGTGTAATTGGTTCTGTCTACCCTACTTTTGGTTGTCACGTTTTTTTTCCCAGAAGTGTGGATGCTCTTCCCTTAAGAGGAAGTGCACAATGAGTGGTCAGAGAAGGCTGGATTTTAGAATATTCAGCTAAAAAGGATTGGTCCAAAATCGTACGCTGGGTTCGTAGGCATGGGCTGATCATGGGATGTTCTGTTACAGTAGTCTGGTCAAGATTCAGGCGATTCTCCGGTGCAGGTAAATTATTTTCTGTAATTCTTTTCATTATTTAATTGCTACCTTTTGTTAAGCATCTTAAGCATCTTTTTGTTATATTCGCCTTCTCCTCTCTTCACTTTAGTAATGGTATTTTATGCCATAGAATGTATCTTAGTTGTAACATCTTTTGTTCGTGGAATCAAATTCAGCACCTGCACCTGTTTCACATTGTAGTACAAATTATGGGATTAACGTCTTTATCCATTTATATTAAATGGAAATTTTAAGGGAATAGGGATTGACAACATTTGACTGGAGTTCTACTCATTCTTTTTCACTTTACTGGACTTTTTGAAAAAATTGAAACTAACCTTCAAATGTATGTTTAATTGGTGAAATACATAGTATCCATCTCCAGACGATTTCTTCATACGCGGCCATCTCAGTAATTAATTATGGAGCAGTAGTCTGCTGTGGAGGTTAAAAAGATGCGCAGATGTTCTGTCTAATCTAATCAACTCCATGACCAgcttgtttatattcttttggGCCTTCTCTGAAAAGATACATTGACCATGATTAGCTATATTGTTGCAGGTGGCCCAAAGGATGAGGAGGTCGAAAAGTTTTACAGTCCATGTGGCTGAAGGATCCAGTTCCTAAGGCGACTGATATGGTTAAAGGGTTCATGGGAGAGAATTAAGCTTATTTAAATGAGCATTGGTCCACCTACCTAAGGTGTGCCCTTTGTCATGCCACCTACCTAGGGTGTTCTGGTTTTTTGGTGCTCTGATACTAGTATGTTAACAAGTTCTAAGTTGCCAACAATTTCATACAGATTGTTTCAGCTCACGCGAATTCCTTATACTTTTCCTTATAGCATTATGTAATTTGAAATTAGGGCTGCTCAAGCAATACCTCGGAATCAGATTAGCAACTGAAGTACATGATTTCAcatgtggaagaatcgactttGATTTACATTATTGTTCTGTGATTCGGGCAGGAACAAAAGAGGAAGAGGAATTACTGTGATAAAATGTCGTATATAATGCTAGTAACCCAATAATGTAGACAATACGAAAGGAATAGATAAAGCAACAACTTGGCCTTGAGAGGGAGGAACAAACAAGGTGCTGTTGCTGTTGCTAGATGCCTTGATATGTTAAAAACATTAATCTGGCAATACAATAAGCTCTGGTACTTCGAAAAATTTGGATATAAAAATTTAGAGATGGAATGCATCTGCAGACCTCTTGTTGTCTTTATAATTCTACTATATCTCTTTAGGTACATGTTTTGTTGAATTTTTTTTGAGATATAGCTAACTAGTTTAAATTCCTCCAGATACATCATAATAACTTTATTATTCCCCTGGTTCAGTTTTGGAAGATAATGGTTCATCTTCTTAGCATCCACTTCCCATCCTGTAAGATTTGGCAGATTACATCTTTCTTGCGCTCTCAAGCATCAGCTTAACTTTCCTTTTTTACTTTCTCCTCCCCCTTTTTGGTTCTACCTCCAACTTCTTTGATAACCTTCTGTTCGGCAAATTAATCTACCATGTCACCGGTTTATAATTAGACTTCGCCTGTTTGTGAGGTCTAAATCCAGGCACTGGCAAAAAGTTTAGCTTAAGTATCTCTGGTCGAGTGGAATATTTTGCAGCCATCCTAAGATGTAATTATTGGCATTTTCAAAGTATTCGGCCCTAGCCCCCATGGTTTTTGTGTTCTTTGTTAACTTATAGTTATTTTTGTTGCTGCAAGTGTAGTTCAAGTTAAATCGTGGTTTTGATGATTCATATTAAAGCATCTTAAGAAGGAAAAGGATACAAACAGATGATGGGAAAACGGCGACGTTATTAAATTGGCGTGTGAGTTAATATATGGATTCAAAATGAGGGAGCCAAAGCTTATTAATTGCCCTGTGAGTTTTCAAAACGAGGGAGTTGGAAATTTAGACCCAGGGATTCAGCCACAAAAACATCAAGAAAAATCTGAACACACCTTATCCCCTAAAATATAGAGCACcttcattttcatttttcaaTTGATACTTAGTTGAAAGGCAAAACCAGTTAATAATTGGTCGAGGTTAGGATTTATTGATATGATATCAACATTCGCATTCTGGATGCTGCTGCATAGATTGATATAATCAGACAAAAAAAAAACATTAATAAATATATTGTAAAGCACAATTATGAACTTAAGCACGAATTCCATAGGACATGAACAGTAAAAATACTACACCAATAACTGCTGTTTCAAGTAGTACTAACAAAACATTGGTACCGAATCATTTAAAGCCATTGTACAAACTTGTACTGTTATAGAGAGACTCGTGCATTTAAATTAAGATGGTAAAAGTCATTCTACCTGGCTACTTTGCCTAGGGTTTCCTTTGAGCAGTCCAGTGAAAAGCAAGTTGGAACGTATGAACTTGTATATCGGCTGAACTTTGAAAATAAtgataattattttttaaagCCGGAACTCTAATAATTTGGTGTGATAGCATCAATTGATGAAGCAGCCATATGATCTGATCTTTCCTCTCGAAAAGTTAAGATCATGCTGGCAGCTTCAACTTTTGGTGCTTCACAATACAAATATATGGAAGTTAAGAGTACCAAGGACCTCTCTTCCAGATTTGTCGAAAACAAGCTGGGTGTGTTGATGTGTTTAACTAAAAAAGAAATATACAGGGAGGAGAAATGGCTAGGATGGAGAACATTTCAGAGGAAAGGGGACATAAATATGGAGAGGGAGCAAAGGGGGGAAGAAGATGCAAAAAAATTCAAGCAAATGGTGCTAGGGCCTAGTAAGTAGTAGCAGCAAGTTAAAGTAATGATTTTGATATAGTAATTTAGAGGGTCTGAAAAGTATGAACAAGTTAGCCAAAAGCAGATGGGCTGACAGTGGTCCTAATTTACACCCCCAGCCCCCAGGCGTTTTAAATAGGCATCCTCCCCACTACACTACCCTGGCTAGCTGGACTTTCTTCCATTTTTATTTTGAATCTCTCTCAATCACTTTGCCTACTTCCAATTCACCTTCAGTGTGTGTGTATACAGACAccataataattattttaatgtATTACACAACATTTTAAATTGAAGTTTTAGTATCCGCTATGTAGTCATAATTGTTGAAAATCAGCTAATTAATTCTGGATCACAACACCCATTTGGGCGGGATGCGATAAGAGCACAGTGCACTAGCTTACTTCTTCACTTCTTTGGACAACACCCATTTGACCGTGGTGCCATCAGAGCACAATGCCCTAGCTTATTTCTTCACTTCTTTTACGCCCGTTTGTCGGTGCATGCACTTGCCTCCCTGTAAACAAATTTACGCAACTGAAATAATTAGATTGGCTTCAGTTATAGTAACTTTTTCTTTCATATTTCTCACATCAATCAACTTTTATTACCTGTACGGAAAGTAAGGCACTTGTACGGCACAGTCCAATCTTAGCGTGACATAGGAAGAAGGAATGTAACTTACATTGATTTGTCTGTTTGGGTTGTCACTTTACTTTGAAATATATTCATCTTCTGGGGCCTCCAAATAGGAACGAGTGAGGCTGTCCGAGCATGACCTAGTTAGCTAGCCGCGTTACCGGACTGTTGAACAAACTAAATAATGGAATGCCTTAACCAGGGCTAGCTAGATAGATCATGCTGGCAGCTTCACTTATTCCCTTGGAGACAACATACGGATTCAGAATGAACCCTAGCTATATACTTTAGTTTCACTTACATACACACTTAAATAAGCAATATATATAAGCAATAATGGGAGATAAACATGTAAGGGGTGAAGTGGAAAGCTTTGATGGAGGGATATGAATTGAAGATGAATGTACCAGTAGCTAGTGTTATTATTTATAGTGGTGAACCTGGACATTTTGGAGAGTTGACATTTTACAAGCAGTGAtttaataaataagaaaattaacATAAGTGATTGAAATAAAGAAAGAAATTAAGTAGTCGCATGTGGGCAGCTAAGGGAAAGAGAGTAAACAGCTAAGAAAAGGCACAGTAATTTCTTGTTTAAAGTTTTACAGATGTGTAGAACTCTAGGGCGGCTTGCCAGGAGCCCCTGTCTGTCCCGGAGTGACTCCACGTAGACCATTAAATTTTAAACACTGTTTCTAATTGTATGTGTTCAATCACATTACACCATGTATGTGTGTTTGTACTGCATCAGCTGCCAGGGACACTAGGGTCAGAGGTGGAGATGACTAATATTTCTCATTAAAATATATACGTGCACTATTTGCATGTATCTTGAAATttctataaaatataattttattatatttttctttaaataaaaatttaaacataaaattttaattcaaaaaaaaatatattatacaattatACTTTAATCTTTTTTGCACATTATATGGTAGTTTGTTGCATACTACCTCCGTCAGTGGTTGCAAGTATTTCGATActtctataaaatatagttttataatatttttttataatttttttgaataaaaatttaagcataaaacttttattaagaaaaaatattatgaaattatgcTTTAAAGTAGTATTGAAAAACGTGCcaaaaaataatatatagaaTTAAATAGTTTAGAGGGAGTATAAAATTATACATAGAAACTTTGCAAAATTGACCAAATTTAATATAGGCTTAATTGCAGTTTAATGAATTCAACTATTATCGATTTgcataaaaataattttgttataattGTTGTCATTTTAGTGACTAAGTAATCATTTTTTAACAGGTAATTGCATTGCTTCAAAAAAAATTAACCCACTTTAATGAATTCACTTTTTAACTTTTATTATGACTTAACTATTATTTTTTTGCATAAGAATGActcatatatatattgacattTTATCAATCAAATAATTGTTTACAAATAATTAAACTTAATTATAGTTTTAAACACCTGATTGATTTTAagatttttattataaatatattatacatGTTTTTTAGACAGTGGGATCTGAAGAacaatatatttagaaaaataCAAGAAAATAGATTTTGAAGTACGTTTGACatatgttatggattaaaaactaatatatatatatatatatatatatatatataattgctgtatttagtactaaggaacgtgagtttcaaggctcgatttgactgcttttgtgtttcgtgactcaatctgccttaacaagatgcctacgtaccttgctgattgccaatgatcaagtcaaaaaacgtagttctgatttgtggggtgaggccccttatatagatgtgggagtccttgaattggacttggtataggagacttggtggtcaagtctctgaattaggatagacttacgagtcctaggaagtaggaagctgatttcttatcccatgaggttccttggaggccaatctacaaggatttatatccctactaggacttATCTcaatagctatttttctcccttatttattaattacgaaattaataaataatcagggttttcgggccttctttgttccatcaggcctgatctggtccatcaggcctgatcaacatgttaacctttatggtctgaatgtcatacatcttcttattgggcctagcaacccacaccttgtataattaatgcaatattcaattatacaatcaggatttatttatccctatcatttgccccccaacttttgggaaacattgactaggttttgcagaagttaagtccattccttcccttacagggtttcatttttgcgtaaagtgtggagcgaccta
The sequence above is drawn from the Apium graveolens cultivar Ventura chromosome 2, ASM990537v1, whole genome shotgun sequence genome and encodes:
- the LOC141708505 gene encoding uncharacterized protein LOC141708505 codes for the protein MSSTVPPNMEEYSASSTLIPFPTPLPLLRQPIPVSQPDDPSLGPFTLAFKTPQSFTQSFTSCQSQITHQCESGSRVGCSISASNKCKPIWWKPLIGLSSSDFKQREVCEEVEMEKCFRESKIKCASFAKEKCVGVFKEARVAVDWRNGDRRSVGKLVWLATLMESEGMGFEFLRSGAAVTSYRGWELLGDSLDVDIKG